In Felis catus isolate Fca126 chromosome A3, F.catus_Fca126_mat1.0, whole genome shotgun sequence, a single genomic region encodes these proteins:
- the CCDC142 gene encoding coiled-coil domain-containing protein 142 isoform X1, whose protein sequence is MAQGSRSGGFLPSLATVPPLWSQPKGAVEEQWETRQAGALGGDFRGWPRLPVAGSIPCLNPRPGGARGAQPWWAAPAPADAGEHSEAGAADWWQEPAAGRPIPPALQRLRAVLLRLHREREQLLKARDCACHLQTAVRLLRILSPSATALGPGPLPQLCRDLLLLPSRGAVLRSGLRETPEPLLLARPVGLAAQRLDAAIEMQLRALGREPASPGLSSQLADVLLALPAYHQLMGKALSQIPGAARPFPPLRVLHLLTGERGCQVAGQLDEALRGSGLRDHLRSRCQEERELLPGLLGLLGGVSDSASSGLGLGGAGALWSQYWTLLWAACAQSLDLSLGPWRDHRAAAQQLSQALGQASLPQECEKELASLCRNLFHQSLIWNWDQGFCQALGSAGEDQSSRPSSSHTTELLQQLFPPLLDALQQPRSGLLLCQPPGETKYWGWRNRTVEDPAPLALGLCTLQTTLLWFLGRTQQHLAAWAPDSFLLLIQKDLPVSSWGVGRRGAWAGLKSHFPFLPKPLLHEVAALSRLASEESLSLEVEQQLGLEIQKLTAQIQLLPEESLSLFFQECHKQATQGFELYMPQGRYWRHRLSPELPSIPSEYAGLVVRTVLEPVLQGLQGLPPQAQAPALGQALTAILGAWLDHILRHGIRFSLQGALQLRQDFGVVRELLEEEQWGLSPELRQSLLTLNIFQRLDGALLCLFQQPLPKPEVHRRPPCCCICNEVQTMELPSSSLNSLENLEPPLRPGAPPAQTAQLLSTLWGGGPSPEAYLVGNQQAWLALRQHQRPRWHLPFLSCLGTSPES, encoded by the exons ATGGCCCAGGGGTCTCGCTCCGGTGGCTTTCTGCCTTCGCTCGCCACCGTGCCGCCGCTTTGGTCACAACCTAAAGGCGCTGTGGAAGAGCAGTGGGAGACAAGGCAGGCGGGCGCTCTCGGCGGGGACTTTCGTGGCTGGCCGCGGCTGCCGGTTGCCGGGAGCATTCCCTGCCTGAACCCACGGCCCGGCGGAGCTCGGGGAGCGCAGCCGTGGTGGGCTGCGCCGGCGCCAGCAGACGCAGGAGAGCACAGCGAGGCGGGCGCTGCAGACTGGTGGCAGGAGCCGGCAGCCGGCCGCCCCATTCCTCCCGCGCTGCAGCGTCTCCGGGCCGTGTTGCTGCGGCTGCATCGTGAGCGGGAGCAGCTCCTTAAAGCCCGGGACTGCGCCTGCCACCTACAGACGGCCGTGCGCCTCCTGAGGATCCTGAGTCCCAGCGCGACGGCCCTTGGCCCCGGCCCCTTGCCTCAGCTGTGCCGCgacctgctgctgctgccttcCCGTGGGGCTGTCCTGCGAAGCGGCCTACGGGAGACTCCGGAGCCGCTACTCCTGGCGCGTCCCGTTGGACTGGCCGCTCAGCGCCTGGATGCTGCCATCGAGATGCAGCTTCGGGCTCTGGGTCGGGAGCCTGCCAGCCCGGGCTTGTCGTCCCAACTTGCTGACGTGCTCTTGGCACTTCCCGCCTACCACCAGCTGATGGGAAAAGCCTTGAGCCAAATTCCGGGGGCAGCGCGCCCTTTCCCACCCCTCCGTGTGCTCCACCTCCTGACGGGGGAGCGGGGTTGCCAGGTGGCTGGTCAGCTAGATGAGGCGCTCAGGGGGTCGGGCTTGCGGGACCACCTCCGAAGTCGGTGCCAGGAGGAGCGGGAGCTGCTGCCCgggctgctggggctgctggggggtGTGAGTGATTCAGCCAGCAGTGGACTGGGGCTTGGAGGGGCTGGAGCCCTGTGGAGCCAGTACTGGACCCTGCTGTGGGCAGCTtgtgctcagagtctggacctaAGTCTAGGACCCTGGAGGGACCACAGGGCAGCCGCACAACAACTGAGTCAGGCACTGGGTCAGG CATCCCTGCCTCAGGAGTGTGAGAAGGAGCTGGCTTCTTTGTGTCGCAACCTATTTCATCAGTCCCTTATCTGGAATTGGGACCAAG GCTTCTGCCAGGCCTTGGGATCTGCTGGTGAAGATCAGAGCAGCCGTCCCTCATCCTCTCATACCACTGAACTTTTGCAACagcttttccctcctctcttggATGCCCTTCAACAACCCAGGTCAGGGCTGCTCCTCTGTCAGCCTCCAGGTGAGACAAAGTACTGGGGATGGAGGAACAGAACAGTTGAAG ATCCTGCACCCCTTGCTTTAGGGCTCTGTACCCTGCAGACCACCTTGCTCTGGTTTTTGGGTAGAACTCAGCAGCATCTGGCAGCATGGGCCCCagattctttcctgcttctgaTCCAGAAGGACTTACCTGTGAGTAGCTGGGGAGTGGGCAGGAGAGGAGCCTGGGCTGGGCTGAAATCTCACTTCCCATTTCTGCCAAAGCCTCTATTGCATGAGGTGGCAGCTCTGTCTAGACTGGCCTCAGAAGAAAGTTTGTCCCTGGAGGTGGAGCAGCAGCTGGGCCTGGAGATCCAGAAGCTAACTGCACAGATCCAG CTCCTGCCTGAAGAGTCACTAAGTCTCTTTTTTCAAGAATGTCATAAACAAGCCACACAGGGCTTCGAACTCTACATGCCACAGGGCCGGTACTGGCGGCATCGTCTCTCTCCTG AACTGCCCAGCATTCCCAGTGAGTATGCTGGGTTGGTGGTTCGCACTGTACTGGAGCCTGTGCTGCAAGGATTGCAGGGATTGCCGCCCCaagcccaggcccctgcccttgGCCAAGCACTGACGGCCATCCTGGGTGCCTGGCTTGACCACATCCTCAGGCATGGGATCCGGTTCag CCTGCAGGGGGCGCTGCAGCTCAGACAAGACTTTGGAGTGGTCCGGGAGTTGCTGGAGGAGGAGCAGTGGGGCCTGTCGCCAGAACTTCGCCAGTCTCTGCTCACACTCAACATCTTCCAGAGGCTGGATGGCGCCCTGCTGTGTCTATTCCAGCAGCCCCTGCCCAAGCCTGAAGTCCACAGGAGGCCTCCCTGTTGCT GTATATGCAATGAGGTCCAGACCATGGAATTGCCCAGCAGCAGCCTCAACAGCTTGGAGAACTTGGAGCCCCCTCTTCGGCCTGGAGCACCCCCAGCCCAGACAGCTCAGCTGCTAAGCACACTATGGGGAGGGGGACCTAGCCCAGAGGCTTACCTGGTGGGAAATCAGCAGGCCTGGCTTGCCCTGAGGCAGCACCAGCGCCCCCGTTGGCACTTGCCTTTTCTTTCATGCCTGGGGACCAGTCCCGAATCCTAA
- the CCDC142 gene encoding coiled-coil domain-containing protein 142 isoform X6, which produces MAQGSRSGGFLPSLATVPPLWSQPKGAVEEQWETRQAGALGGDFRGWPRLPVAGSIPCLNPRPGGARGAQPWWAAPAPADAGEHSEAGAADWWQEPAAGRPIPPALQRLRAVLLRLHREREQLLKARDCACHLQTAVRLLRILSPSATALGPGPLPQLCRDLLLLPSRGAVLRSGLRETPEPLLLARPVGLAAQRLDAAIEMQLRALGREPASPGLSSQLADVLLALPAYHQLMGKALSQIPGAARPFPPLRVLHLLTGERGCQVAGQLDEALRGSGLRDHLRSRCQEERELLPGLLGLLGGVSDSASSGLGLGGAGALWSQYWTLLWAACAQSLDLSLGPWRDHRAAAQQLSQALGQASLPQECEKELASLCRNLFHQSLIWNWDQGFCQALGSAGEDQSSRPSSSHTTELLQQLFPPLLDALQQPRSGLLLCQPPGETKYWGWRNRTVEDPAPLALGLCTLQTTLLWFLGRTQQHLAAWAPDSFLLLIQKDLPVSSWGVGRRGAWAGLKSHFPFLPKPLLHEVAALSRLASEESLSLEVEQQLGLEIQKLTAQIQLLPEESLSLFFQECHKQATQGFELYMPQGRYWRHRLSPELPSIPSEYAGLVVRTVLEPVLQGLQGLPPQAQAPALGQALTAILGAWLDHILRHGIRFRGRCSSDKTLEWSGSCWRRSSGACRQNFASLCSHSTSSRGWMAPCCVYSSSPCPSLKSTGGLPVAVYAMRSRPWNCPAAASTAWRTWSPLFGLEHPQPRQLSC; this is translated from the exons ATGGCCCAGGGGTCTCGCTCCGGTGGCTTTCTGCCTTCGCTCGCCACCGTGCCGCCGCTTTGGTCACAACCTAAAGGCGCTGTGGAAGAGCAGTGGGAGACAAGGCAGGCGGGCGCTCTCGGCGGGGACTTTCGTGGCTGGCCGCGGCTGCCGGTTGCCGGGAGCATTCCCTGCCTGAACCCACGGCCCGGCGGAGCTCGGGGAGCGCAGCCGTGGTGGGCTGCGCCGGCGCCAGCAGACGCAGGAGAGCACAGCGAGGCGGGCGCTGCAGACTGGTGGCAGGAGCCGGCAGCCGGCCGCCCCATTCCTCCCGCGCTGCAGCGTCTCCGGGCCGTGTTGCTGCGGCTGCATCGTGAGCGGGAGCAGCTCCTTAAAGCCCGGGACTGCGCCTGCCACCTACAGACGGCCGTGCGCCTCCTGAGGATCCTGAGTCCCAGCGCGACGGCCCTTGGCCCCGGCCCCTTGCCTCAGCTGTGCCGCgacctgctgctgctgccttcCCGTGGGGCTGTCCTGCGAAGCGGCCTACGGGAGACTCCGGAGCCGCTACTCCTGGCGCGTCCCGTTGGACTGGCCGCTCAGCGCCTGGATGCTGCCATCGAGATGCAGCTTCGGGCTCTGGGTCGGGAGCCTGCCAGCCCGGGCTTGTCGTCCCAACTTGCTGACGTGCTCTTGGCACTTCCCGCCTACCACCAGCTGATGGGAAAAGCCTTGAGCCAAATTCCGGGGGCAGCGCGCCCTTTCCCACCCCTCCGTGTGCTCCACCTCCTGACGGGGGAGCGGGGTTGCCAGGTGGCTGGTCAGCTAGATGAGGCGCTCAGGGGGTCGGGCTTGCGGGACCACCTCCGAAGTCGGTGCCAGGAGGAGCGGGAGCTGCTGCCCgggctgctggggctgctggggggtGTGAGTGATTCAGCCAGCAGTGGACTGGGGCTTGGAGGGGCTGGAGCCCTGTGGAGCCAGTACTGGACCCTGCTGTGGGCAGCTtgtgctcagagtctggacctaAGTCTAGGACCCTGGAGGGACCACAGGGCAGCCGCACAACAACTGAGTCAGGCACTGGGTCAGG CATCCCTGCCTCAGGAGTGTGAGAAGGAGCTGGCTTCTTTGTGTCGCAACCTATTTCATCAGTCCCTTATCTGGAATTGGGACCAAG GCTTCTGCCAGGCCTTGGGATCTGCTGGTGAAGATCAGAGCAGCCGTCCCTCATCCTCTCATACCACTGAACTTTTGCAACagcttttccctcctctcttggATGCCCTTCAACAACCCAGGTCAGGGCTGCTCCTCTGTCAGCCTCCAGGTGAGACAAAGTACTGGGGATGGAGGAACAGAACAGTTGAAG ATCCTGCACCCCTTGCTTTAGGGCTCTGTACCCTGCAGACCACCTTGCTCTGGTTTTTGGGTAGAACTCAGCAGCATCTGGCAGCATGGGCCCCagattctttcctgcttctgaTCCAGAAGGACTTACCTGTGAGTAGCTGGGGAGTGGGCAGGAGAGGAGCCTGGGCTGGGCTGAAATCTCACTTCCCATTTCTGCCAAAGCCTCTATTGCATGAGGTGGCAGCTCTGTCTAGACTGGCCTCAGAAGAAAGTTTGTCCCTGGAGGTGGAGCAGCAGCTGGGCCTGGAGATCCAGAAGCTAACTGCACAGATCCAG CTCCTGCCTGAAGAGTCACTAAGTCTCTTTTTTCAAGAATGTCATAAACAAGCCACACAGGGCTTCGAACTCTACATGCCACAGGGCCGGTACTGGCGGCATCGTCTCTCTCCTG AACTGCCCAGCATTCCCAGTGAGTATGCTGGGTTGGTGGTTCGCACTGTACTGGAGCCTGTGCTGCAAGGATTGCAGGGATTGCCGCCCCaagcccaggcccctgcccttgGCCAAGCACTGACGGCCATCCTGGGTGCCTGGCTTGACCACATCCTCAGGCATGGGATCCGGTTCag GGGGCGCTGCAGCTCAGACAAGACTTTGGAGTGGTCCGGGAGTTGCTGGAGGAGGAGCAGTGGGGCCTGTCGCCAGAACTTCGCCAGTCTCTGCTCACACTCAACATCTTCCAGAGGCTGGATGGCGCCCTGCTGTGTCTATTCCAGCAGCCCCTGCCCAAGCCTGAAGTCCACAGGAGGCCTCCCTGTTGCT GTATATGCAATGAGGTCCAGACCATGGAATTGCCCAGCAGCAGCCTCAACAGCTTGGAGAACTTGGAGCCCCCTCTTCGGCCTGGAGCACCCCCAGCCCAGACAGCTCAGCTGCTAA
- the CCDC142 gene encoding coiled-coil domain-containing protein 142 isoform X7, producing MAQGSRSGGFLPSLATVPPLWSQPKGAVEEQWETRQAGALGGDFRGWPRLPVAGSIPCLNPRPGGARGAQPWWAAPAPADAGEHSEAGAADWWQEPAAGRPIPPALQRLRAVLLRLHREREQLLKARDCACHLQTAVRLLRILSPSATALGPGPLPQLCRDLLLLPSRGAVLRSGLRETPEPLLLARPVGLAAQRLDAAIEMQLRALGREPASPGLSSQLADVLLALPAYHQLMGKALSQIPGAARPFPPLRVLHLLTGERGCQVAGQLDEALRGSGLRDHLRSRCQEERELLPGLLGLLGGVSDSASSGLGLGGAGALWSQYWTLLWAACAQSLDLSLGPWRDHRAAAQQLSQALGQASLPQECEKELASLCRNLFHQSLIWNWDQGFCQALGSAGEDQSSRPSSSHTTELLQQLFPPLLDALQQPRSGLLLCQPPGETKYWGWRNRTVEDPAPLALGLCTLQTTLLWFLGRTQQHLAAWAPDSFLLLIQKDLPVSSWGVGRRGAWAGLKSHFPFLPKPLLHEVAALSRLASEESLSLEVEQQLGLEIQKLTAQIQLLPEESLSLFFQECHKQATQGFELYMPQGRYWRHRLSPELPSIPSEYAGLVVRTVLEPVLQGLQGLPPQAQAPALGQALTAILGAWLDHILRHGIRFSLQGALQLRQDFGVVRELLEEEQWGLSPELRQSLLTLNIFQRLDGALLCLFQQPLPKPEVHRRPPCCCESLFSNSRLSLTCPCYFMCSIPHPYH from the exons ATGGCCCAGGGGTCTCGCTCCGGTGGCTTTCTGCCTTCGCTCGCCACCGTGCCGCCGCTTTGGTCACAACCTAAAGGCGCTGTGGAAGAGCAGTGGGAGACAAGGCAGGCGGGCGCTCTCGGCGGGGACTTTCGTGGCTGGCCGCGGCTGCCGGTTGCCGGGAGCATTCCCTGCCTGAACCCACGGCCCGGCGGAGCTCGGGGAGCGCAGCCGTGGTGGGCTGCGCCGGCGCCAGCAGACGCAGGAGAGCACAGCGAGGCGGGCGCTGCAGACTGGTGGCAGGAGCCGGCAGCCGGCCGCCCCATTCCTCCCGCGCTGCAGCGTCTCCGGGCCGTGTTGCTGCGGCTGCATCGTGAGCGGGAGCAGCTCCTTAAAGCCCGGGACTGCGCCTGCCACCTACAGACGGCCGTGCGCCTCCTGAGGATCCTGAGTCCCAGCGCGACGGCCCTTGGCCCCGGCCCCTTGCCTCAGCTGTGCCGCgacctgctgctgctgccttcCCGTGGGGCTGTCCTGCGAAGCGGCCTACGGGAGACTCCGGAGCCGCTACTCCTGGCGCGTCCCGTTGGACTGGCCGCTCAGCGCCTGGATGCTGCCATCGAGATGCAGCTTCGGGCTCTGGGTCGGGAGCCTGCCAGCCCGGGCTTGTCGTCCCAACTTGCTGACGTGCTCTTGGCACTTCCCGCCTACCACCAGCTGATGGGAAAAGCCTTGAGCCAAATTCCGGGGGCAGCGCGCCCTTTCCCACCCCTCCGTGTGCTCCACCTCCTGACGGGGGAGCGGGGTTGCCAGGTGGCTGGTCAGCTAGATGAGGCGCTCAGGGGGTCGGGCTTGCGGGACCACCTCCGAAGTCGGTGCCAGGAGGAGCGGGAGCTGCTGCCCgggctgctggggctgctggggggtGTGAGTGATTCAGCCAGCAGTGGACTGGGGCTTGGAGGGGCTGGAGCCCTGTGGAGCCAGTACTGGACCCTGCTGTGGGCAGCTtgtgctcagagtctggacctaAGTCTAGGACCCTGGAGGGACCACAGGGCAGCCGCACAACAACTGAGTCAGGCACTGGGTCAGG CATCCCTGCCTCAGGAGTGTGAGAAGGAGCTGGCTTCTTTGTGTCGCAACCTATTTCATCAGTCCCTTATCTGGAATTGGGACCAAG GCTTCTGCCAGGCCTTGGGATCTGCTGGTGAAGATCAGAGCAGCCGTCCCTCATCCTCTCATACCACTGAACTTTTGCAACagcttttccctcctctcttggATGCCCTTCAACAACCCAGGTCAGGGCTGCTCCTCTGTCAGCCTCCAGGTGAGACAAAGTACTGGGGATGGAGGAACAGAACAGTTGAAG ATCCTGCACCCCTTGCTTTAGGGCTCTGTACCCTGCAGACCACCTTGCTCTGGTTTTTGGGTAGAACTCAGCAGCATCTGGCAGCATGGGCCCCagattctttcctgcttctgaTCCAGAAGGACTTACCTGTGAGTAGCTGGGGAGTGGGCAGGAGAGGAGCCTGGGCTGGGCTGAAATCTCACTTCCCATTTCTGCCAAAGCCTCTATTGCATGAGGTGGCAGCTCTGTCTAGACTGGCCTCAGAAGAAAGTTTGTCCCTGGAGGTGGAGCAGCAGCTGGGCCTGGAGATCCAGAAGCTAACTGCACAGATCCAG CTCCTGCCTGAAGAGTCACTAAGTCTCTTTTTTCAAGAATGTCATAAACAAGCCACACAGGGCTTCGAACTCTACATGCCACAGGGCCGGTACTGGCGGCATCGTCTCTCTCCTG AACTGCCCAGCATTCCCAGTGAGTATGCTGGGTTGGTGGTTCGCACTGTACTGGAGCCTGTGCTGCAAGGATTGCAGGGATTGCCGCCCCaagcccaggcccctgcccttgGCCAAGCACTGACGGCCATCCTGGGTGCCTGGCTTGACCACATCCTCAGGCATGGGATCCGGTTCag CCTGCAGGGGGCGCTGCAGCTCAGACAAGACTTTGGAGTGGTCCGGGAGTTGCTGGAGGAGGAGCAGTGGGGCCTGTCGCCAGAACTTCGCCAGTCTCTGCTCACACTCAACATCTTCCAGAGGCTGGATGGCGCCCTGCTGTGTCTATTCCAGCAGCCCCTGCCCAAGCCTGAAGTCCACAGGAGGCCTCCCTGTTGCTGTGAGTCACTGTTCTCCAACTCCAGGCTCTCCTTGACCTGCCCTTGCTACTTTATGTGCTCCATCCCCCATCCATATCACTAA